The Aureispira anguillae genome contains a region encoding:
- the ileS gene encoding isoleucine--tRNA ligase: protein MVSKYQEFKQLDLPGIDQQMLEYWKENNVFEKSMAEREGCPNFVFFEGPPSANGKPGIHHVLARSVKDTFCRFQTMKGKLVRRKAGWDTHGLPIELAVEKKLGITKEDIGKKISVDDYNRECKETVMMYKDMWDNLTLKMGYWVDMSDPYITYENNYIESVWWLLQKLYKDDLIYKGYTIQPYSPAAGTGLSSHELNQPGCYKDVSDTTVVAQFKAKTNALLPEGAYFIAWTTTPWTLPSNTALCVGPKITYVLVETYNQYTGQKMHIVLAKDLVGKQLSGKYTPENEDLNLANYTFGDKKIPYAIRQEFVGKDLVGIEYEQLLPYALPHETPEKAFRVIAGNFVTTADGTGIVHIAPTFGADDAFVAKEAGVPPMLVMNEQEDLVPLVDLQGKFRPEMGEFAGLYVKNEYYNAGEAPEKSVDVQLAIKLKTENKAFKVEKYKHSYPHCWRTDKPVLYYPLDSWFVKATAKKERMSELNKTINWKPKATGEKRFGGWLENLQDWNLSRSRYWGIPLPIWRTADGNEEVCIGSLEELQVAIDAANAQLGLQQTMPKDLHRPYIDDVVLVSSTGEKMIRETDLIDVWFDSGSMPYAQWHYPFENKELIDNALQGKTGEVSYPADFIAEGVDQTRGWFYTLHAIATMCFDSVAYKNVVSNGLVLDKNGLKMSKSKGNAVEPFETLSKYGADATRWYMLTNAQPWDNLKFDEAGLDETRRKLFGTLYNTYNFFATYANVDHYDGTNLAGFQYGNEVPLAQRAEIDRWIISLLNSLVKEVDADFASYEPTNAGRKIADFVDRHLSNWYVRLCRRRFWKGEKNEDKLAAYQTLYYCLATLSKLMAPIAPFFSDWLYQNLNTVTKNEPHISVHLAFFPSANEAAIDKDLEQRMSYAQRITSLVLSLRKKEAIRVRQPLQKILLPVLSQAFQQQVEAVEDLILSELNVKEFEYVSDASGIIKKGIKPNFKTLGKRLGKNMKAGKAAIDAFTQADIAQLEKAGVYTLDLNGEAFELSLEDVNITSEDIEGWMVASDAEITVALDVMLTPELKAEGMARELVNRIQNLRKDKDFEVTDRIVLTLQNHTALNDAIAHFKDYICAEVLATELNLVEVLTTGDEVELIDDINLKMQVVKS from the coding sequence ATCGTGAGTAAGTATCAAGAGTTTAAACAACTAGACCTCCCAGGAATAGACCAACAGATGTTGGAGTATTGGAAGGAAAACAACGTCTTTGAAAAAAGTATGGCAGAGCGTGAAGGCTGTCCCAACTTTGTATTTTTTGAAGGTCCACCTTCTGCCAATGGCAAACCTGGCATTCATCACGTATTGGCTCGCTCGGTAAAAGATACCTTCTGCCGTTTTCAAACCATGAAAGGTAAACTTGTTCGCCGCAAAGCGGGTTGGGATACCCATGGATTGCCAATAGAGCTTGCTGTTGAAAAAAAACTAGGTATTACCAAAGAGGATATTGGCAAAAAGATCTCTGTTGATGATTATAATAGAGAATGTAAAGAGACTGTAATGATGTACAAAGACATGTGGGATAACCTAACGCTCAAAATGGGCTATTGGGTAGACATGTCTGATCCTTATATCACTTACGAAAATAACTATATAGAGTCTGTTTGGTGGCTGTTACAAAAATTATACAAAGATGATTTAATTTATAAAGGCTATACCATCCAGCCTTATTCGCCAGCTGCGGGGACTGGCTTAAGTTCACATGAGCTAAACCAACCAGGTTGTTACAAAGATGTTTCAGACACAACGGTTGTTGCTCAATTTAAAGCCAAAACCAATGCCCTACTTCCTGAAGGAGCTTATTTTATTGCTTGGACAACAACTCCTTGGACATTGCCATCCAATACAGCCTTATGTGTTGGTCCTAAGATAACCTATGTATTGGTAGAAACATACAATCAGTATACAGGACAAAAAATGCACATTGTCTTGGCAAAAGATCTTGTTGGTAAACAGTTATCAGGAAAATATACTCCTGAAAATGAGGATTTAAATTTGGCCAATTATACATTTGGAGATAAAAAGATTCCCTATGCTATCCGCCAAGAATTTGTAGGTAAAGATTTGGTAGGCATAGAATATGAACAATTATTGCCTTATGCGCTGCCACACGAAACCCCTGAAAAAGCATTCAGGGTTATTGCTGGAAATTTTGTAACAACAGCAGATGGTACAGGGATCGTACACATTGCTCCTACCTTTGGAGCAGATGATGCTTTTGTAGCCAAAGAGGCTGGTGTTCCTCCTATGTTGGTGATGAACGAGCAAGAAGATTTGGTTCCTTTAGTTGATCTACAAGGTAAATTCAGACCTGAAATGGGCGAATTTGCTGGCTTATATGTCAAGAACGAATACTACAACGCAGGAGAAGCTCCTGAAAAATCAGTAGATGTTCAACTGGCGATAAAACTAAAGACAGAGAACAAAGCGTTTAAGGTAGAAAAATACAAACATAGCTACCCACATTGTTGGCGTACAGACAAACCTGTTTTGTATTATCCATTGGATTCTTGGTTTGTGAAAGCAACTGCCAAAAAAGAACGCATGTCTGAGTTGAACAAAACCATCAACTGGAAGCCCAAAGCTACTGGTGAAAAACGTTTTGGAGGCTGGCTAGAAAATTTACAAGATTGGAACTTATCTCGTTCTCGTTATTGGGGGATACCCTTGCCTATATGGAGAACAGCGGATGGCAATGAAGAGGTTTGTATTGGCTCCTTAGAAGAATTACAGGTAGCCATTGATGCAGCTAATGCACAATTAGGTCTTCAACAAACAATGCCTAAAGACTTGCATCGTCCTTATATTGATGATGTGGTTTTAGTGAGCAGTACTGGAGAAAAAATGATCCGTGAAACAGATTTAATCGACGTTTGGTTTGATAGTGGTTCTATGCCTTATGCACAGTGGCATTATCCATTTGAAAATAAAGAATTGATTGATAACGCACTTCAAGGTAAAACAGGTGAAGTTTCTTACCCTGCTGATTTTATCGCTGAGGGAGTAGATCAAACTCGTGGCTGGTTTTATACGTTGCATGCCATTGCTACCATGTGTTTTGATTCTGTTGCTTACAAAAATGTGGTTTCCAATGGATTGGTATTGGATAAGAATGGCTTAAAAATGTCCAAATCTAAGGGAAATGCAGTTGAGCCTTTTGAAACCTTGTCTAAATATGGTGCAGATGCTACTCGCTGGTATATGTTGACCAATGCTCAACCTTGGGACAACCTAAAGTTTGATGAAGCAGGATTAGACGAAACTCGTCGTAAATTATTTGGTACGCTTTATAATACCTATAATTTCTTTGCTACCTATGCCAATGTTGACCATTATGATGGTACCAACTTAGCTGGATTCCAATATGGCAATGAAGTGCCATTAGCGCAAAGAGCAGAGATTGATCGTTGGATCATTTCTTTACTTAATTCTTTAGTGAAGGAGGTTGATGCTGATTTTGCAAGTTATGAACCCACCAATGCAGGGCGTAAAATCGCTGATTTTGTCGATCGCCATTTGAGTAATTGGTATGTTCGATTGTGTCGTCGTCGTTTCTGGAAAGGCGAAAAGAATGAAGATAAATTAGCAGCTTATCAAACGCTGTATTATTGTTTAGCAACCCTATCTAAATTAATGGCTCCTATTGCGCCATTTTTCTCGGATTGGTTGTATCAAAACTTAAATACAGTCACTAAGAATGAGCCTCATATCTCTGTTCATTTAGCCTTCTTCCCTTCAGCAAATGAAGCGGCAATTGACAAAGATTTAGAACAACGTATGAGTTATGCTCAAAGAATTACTTCTTTAGTGTTGTCTTTAAGAAAAAAAGAAGCGATCAGAGTACGCCAACCTTTGCAAAAAATCTTGCTTCCTGTATTAAGTCAAGCATTTCAACAGCAAGTAGAGGCAGTTGAAGACTTAATTTTGTCGGAGTTAAACGTCAAAGAGTTTGAATATGTTTCGGATGCTTCTGGTATCATCAAAAAAGGAATCAAACCGAACTTTAAAACCTTGGGTAAACGTTTGGGTAAGAATATGAAAGCGGGTAAAGCTGCTATTGATGCCTTTACACAAGCAGACATTGCTCAGTTAGAAAAGGCTGGTGTCTATACACTTGATCTAAATGGCGAAGCATTTGAGCTTTCTTTAGAAGACGTAAACATTACCTCTGAAGATATAGAGGGTTGGATGGTTGCTAGTGATGCAGAGATTACGGTTGCTTTAGATGTTATGCTAACTCCTGAATTGAAAGCAGAGGGAATGGCTCGTGAATTGGTCAATCGCATCCAAAATTTACGTAAGGATAAAGATTTTGAGGTAACAGATAGAATTGTATTAACCCTTCAAAATCATACAGCGCTTAATGATGCAATTGCTCATTTTAAAGATTATATCTGCGCCGAAGTTTTGGCAACAGAACTCAATCTCGTAGAAGTTTTAACCACTGGAGATGAAGTAGAGTTAATCGATGATATTAATTTAAAAATGCAGGTTGTCAAAAGCTAA
- a CDS encoding S8 family peptidase, with translation MKITKILSQSNRLGAGALCFIVSCILGTTATAQSNYYWSNNNKIEVKEDRSSMIFQFKKDADIQSYLNQSLSSLKGVEIHQHQGRAVVQFHAEQSNSPQNIADQLGIDAAQVESASFGLKLKDNFQIWPTHQIVLALRKDATINDLDAILEKYDAKIKATQYNRITLDISDITNVLPLANQLYEDPKVVWAHPDFYARVQHSFTPTDTYYSNQFQMNNSNDVDCDAPEAWDITKGSSSIRVAVIDDGLEPHEDLPTINTALGYTPANNGNGTPISNGRHGVACAGSISAAHNGIGVAGIAPNVELFSVNIFYGGETGNDLANAITYSKNQGADIMSNSWGYSSCTYSLDVLNNALADAKNNGRGGKGCVIVFAAGNDYASCVSYPGNNSNVIGVGAITNTGVRSAYSNRGNKLDISAPSSGGTLGVYTTDRMGSVGYSSSNYTGNFGGTSSACPLVSGVAALVLSTNANLTSAQVQNVLETTADDMGAGGFDVEFGHGRVNAHQAVLAASGGGGGGGGGTPTPSCVGSAVTFTLVTDRYASETSWSLTNSSGVVVHSGSGYRNSRTYTFNWTLADDSYTFTINDSYGDGICCAYGNGSYNLAEGGTSIKSGGAFNSTETTTFCVATSGTSSAANPNLLGHLTNTHAVEKEAATALNLYPNPAQNQLILELENLKEGTQVSIIDATGRLVLSNSLTDAKSSIDIRTFTAGIYNLTIREPKGTVITKHFVKL, from the coding sequence ATGAAAATTACAAAAATATTATCTCAATCGAATCGATTGGGAGCAGGAGCGCTATGTTTTATAGTAAGTTGTATATTAGGGACTACAGCTACCGCACAATCAAACTATTATTGGTCAAATAATAATAAAATTGAGGTTAAAGAGGATAGGAGTAGCATGATTTTTCAATTCAAGAAAGATGCTGATATTCAAAGCTATTTGAATCAATCATTAAGTAGTCTTAAAGGGGTAGAAATTCACCAGCATCAAGGACGAGCAGTGGTTCAGTTTCATGCCGAACAATCTAATTCTCCACAGAATATAGCAGATCAATTGGGAATTGATGCGGCTCAGGTTGAAAGTGCTAGCTTTGGTCTAAAACTTAAGGATAATTTCCAGATTTGGCCGACGCACCAAATTGTATTGGCCTTACGTAAAGATGCTACAATCAATGATCTAGATGCTATTTTAGAAAAATATGATGCAAAAATTAAAGCCACTCAATACAATAGAATCACATTGGACATTAGTGATATAACAAACGTATTGCCTTTGGCCAATCAACTTTATGAAGATCCTAAAGTTGTTTGGGCGCATCCTGATTTTTATGCAAGGGTTCAGCATAGTTTTACGCCTACAGATACCTATTACAGCAATCAGTTTCAAATGAACAATTCCAATGATGTTGATTGTGATGCTCCAGAAGCATGGGATATAACCAAAGGATCTTCAAGCATTCGTGTTGCGGTTATTGATGATGGCTTAGAGCCTCATGAAGATTTGCCTACGATTAACACTGCTTTGGGTTATACGCCAGCTAACAATGGAAACGGCACCCCCATTTCAAATGGAAGACATGGAGTAGCTTGTGCAGGGAGCATAAGTGCCGCCCATAATGGTATTGGTGTAGCGGGGATTGCACCTAATGTAGAGTTATTCTCAGTTAATATTTTTTATGGTGGAGAAACAGGGAATGACTTGGCTAATGCAATCACTTATTCCAAGAATCAAGGTGCTGATATAATGAGCAATTCTTGGGGCTATTCTTCTTGTACCTATAGCCTTGATGTGCTAAATAATGCCTTGGCAGATGCTAAAAACAATGGTCGTGGAGGCAAAGGTTGTGTTATTGTATTTGCAGCAGGAAACGATTATGCTAGTTGTGTTAGTTATCCAGGAAATAACTCAAATGTGATTGGAGTAGGAGCCATTACCAATACAGGGGTGCGTTCTGCTTATAGCAACCGAGGGAATAAGTTAGATATATCTGCGCCTTCTTCTGGTGGTACACTAGGAGTCTATACTACCGATAGAATGGGAAGCGTTGGGTATTCTAGTAGTAATTATACTGGCAACTTTGGAGGAACTTCTTCAGCTTGTCCTTTAGTTAGTGGTGTTGCTGCTTTGGTTTTATCTACCAATGCGAATTTAACTAGTGCTCAAGTTCAAAATGTTTTGGAGACGACTGCTGATGATATGGGAGCTGGTGGCTTTGATGTTGAATTTGGTCATGGTCGTGTTAATGCTCATCAGGCTGTCCTAGCTGCTTCTGGCGGCGGCGGTGGAGGAGGAGGCGGTACGCCAACGCCTTCTTGCGTAGGTTCTGCTGTAACCTTTACTTTAGTTACGGATCGTTATGCCTCTGAAACATCTTGGTCTTTAACCAATAGTAGTGGAGTAGTTGTCCATTCAGGGAGTGGTTATCGCAATAGTCGTACCTATACTTTTAATTGGACTTTAGCGGATGATAGCTATACGTTTACGATTAATGATTCTTATGGAGATGGTATTTGTTGTGCCTATGGAAATGGCTCTTATAATTTGGCCGAAGGAGGGACTTCTATCAAATCAGGAGGTGCTTTTAATAGCACAGAAACGACTACTTTTTGTGTTGCAACAAGTGGTACATCCTCTGCGGCTAATCCGAATTTATTGGGTCATCTAACCAATACACATGCTGTAGAAAAAGAAGCAGCTACTGCTTTGAATTTGTATCCTAATCCAGCTCAAAACCAGTTGATTCTAGAATTAGAAAATTTAAAAGAAGGAACTCAAGTATCTATTATTGATGCAACAGGACGTTTGGTTTTATCTAATTCTTTAACAGATGCTAAGAGTAGTATTGATATTCGAACCTTTACTGCTGGGATTTATAATTTGACGATTAGAGAACCCAAGGGAACTGTAATCACTAAGCATTTTGTAAAGTTATAA
- a CDS encoding C2 family cysteine protease codes for MATQNEKIQKLEDELKSLKDTLVKYGDMFNADGDIDTDEQKQLDAMQAVIKKAEAKLAEIKDKAKAGRGNDAPNPAIEGDDKKKGYVYKDVTKQKLNQIINVFTKGKDDKTDVHWNDVGQGAIGDCYFMSAIGAVAKANPAALKKLIKGPDSNGNYEVTMYIDGSYFSSRKAKTVKITPEFLVDKNGNPLYAQDGDTELWVMLLEKAYAILRKDEKYWDSRVSKLSDGYNKLEGGWGEEGIEVLTGKEAKTLWIKNLSDDEIKSTITDALKDKRPITTGTIPGPEKGKKADKKQIAAQGLNIVLSHEYFVLSFDGSKITLQNPWNAEQVDGDGRGDITLDFADYKKYYRNICVQEK; via the coding sequence ATGGCAACTCAAAATGAAAAAATACAAAAGCTTGAAGATGAATTAAAAAGCTTAAAAGATACTTTGGTGAAGTATGGAGACATGTTTAATGCGGACGGTGATATTGATACAGACGAGCAAAAGCAATTGGATGCTATGCAAGCGGTTATTAAGAAGGCTGAGGCTAAGCTGGCTGAAATTAAAGATAAAGCAAAAGCTGGAAGGGGGAATGATGCTCCAAATCCTGCAATAGAGGGAGATGACAAGAAAAAAGGTTATGTTTATAAGGATGTAACAAAACAGAAGTTAAACCAGATTATCAATGTATTTACCAAAGGAAAAGACGATAAAACGGATGTGCATTGGAATGATGTTGGACAGGGGGCAATTGGCGATTGCTATTTTATGTCAGCAATAGGTGCTGTTGCTAAGGCTAATCCTGCAGCATTAAAAAAATTAATTAAAGGACCCGATTCTAATGGTAATTATGAGGTTACTATGTATATTGATGGGTCTTATTTTAGTTCTAGAAAGGCTAAAACTGTTAAAATTACGCCTGAGTTTTTGGTTGATAAAAATGGAAATCCTTTATATGCACAGGATGGAGATACTGAATTATGGGTAATGTTACTTGAAAAAGCTTATGCTATTTTAAGAAAAGATGAAAAATATTGGGATTCAAGGGTTAGCAAGTTGTCTGATGGTTATAACAAACTAGAAGGCGGTTGGGGAGAAGAAGGAATTGAAGTATTGACAGGAAAAGAGGCAAAAACATTGTGGATTAAAAATTTATCAGATGATGAAATTAAATCTACTATAACTGATGCCTTAAAAGATAAACGCCCTATCACTACAGGGACAATTCCTGGTCCAGAGAAAGGAAAAAAAGCTGATAAAAAACAAATAGCGGCTCAAGGGTTGAATATTGTTTTGTCACATGAGTATTTTGTTTTGTCTTTTGATGGTTCTAAAATAACTTTACAGAATCCTTGGAATGCTGAACAAGTAGATGGCGATGGTAGAGGAGATATCACTTTAGATTTTGCGGATTATAAGAAGTATTATAGAAATATTTGTGTTCAAGAAAAGTAA
- a CDS encoding TetR/AcrR family transcriptional regulator, with amino-acid sequence MPKIKTSKLELIQKSLIVFKNNGYQATSISMLAKACDVEKAHLYYYFKNKEDLMFEVLNYLKEDATEHILSIAYDESINYSDRLEKLLEALKNFYKETQLGCLMTNTVLQTLYKQKNFSTVAQEFCSNLIEAIAHLYQDRYSPKYAIGKAEQAVQDMYGGLIFAQIYEDHAYLDRALKRIKKKV; translated from the coding sequence ATGCCTAAAATCAAAACATCCAAACTAGAGTTGATCCAAAAATCGCTGATTGTTTTTAAAAACAACGGCTATCAAGCAACTAGTATTTCTATGTTAGCCAAAGCCTGTGATGTAGAAAAAGCACATCTTTATTATTATTTCAAAAATAAAGAAGACTTGATGTTTGAAGTATTGAACTACCTTAAAGAGGATGCTACGGAGCACATTCTGAGTATAGCTTACGATGAATCCATCAACTATTCGGATCGCCTTGAAAAATTATTAGAAGCATTAAAAAACTTCTATAAGGAGACCCAATTGGGCTGTTTAATGACCAATACTGTTTTACAAACCTTATACAAACAAAAGAATTTTAGTACAGTTGCTCAAGAGTTTTGCTCCAACCTAATAGAGGCAATCGCTCATTTATACCAAGACCGTTATAGTCCCAAATACGCTATTGGTAAAGCCGAGCAAGCTGTTCAAGATATGTATGGTGGGCTCATATTTGCCCAAATATATGAAGATCACGCTTATTTAGATCGTGCGTTAAAGCGAATTAAAAAGAAAGTTTAA
- a CDS encoding GNAT family N-acetyltransferase yields the protein MYYMFSSNNASKQFINSNQQPIEVYPLPKNTGYAIQVSDSIKEIQNTWDAVAPKENLFLQSAYLQTLEDFPPKKMSFKYVIFYHNDHPIGIAYHQVFRLNVEESLQQNTDEENNQSNCIIRAFSNAIKKWFIKRAEFNLLICGNLLLTGEYGFHFNQKMEDTKAAVLIQDSLDLVQTILDKEQTKISVHLLKDYKVETCDQLKKQLQKETYHPFLMQPSMYMNIRPHWESFENYLADMSSKYRVRAKRARKKGSAIIKKELNLEEIEANEERIHELYKMIADGAGFNAFLLHPKYFTELKRSLGDRYKLTAYFIDDHLVAFYTAIFNYDEMDAHFLGVDGNYNREHQVYLNILYDLVNRAIEGGVKNIDFARTALEIKSSVGAVSQDMLCFFKHRNTLSSKVLQFVFDSLNPKEEWQPRSPFKANTAPVV from the coding sequence ATGTACTATATGTTTTCCTCTAACAATGCCAGCAAACAATTTATCAATTCTAACCAACAACCAATAGAAGTTTATCCCTTACCAAAAAATACAGGCTACGCCATTCAAGTAAGCGATAGTATTAAGGAAATACAAAATACATGGGATGCTGTTGCCCCTAAAGAAAATCTTTTTTTGCAAAGTGCCTACTTGCAAACACTAGAAGATTTTCCGCCCAAAAAAATGAGTTTTAAGTACGTTATTTTTTATCATAATGACCATCCAATTGGTATTGCTTACCATCAAGTTTTTCGTTTGAATGTAGAAGAAAGTCTCCAACAAAATACAGACGAAGAAAATAACCAATCCAACTGTATTATAAGAGCATTCAGCAACGCTATAAAGAAGTGGTTTATCAAACGTGCTGAATTTAACTTATTAATTTGTGGCAATTTATTACTAACAGGCGAATATGGTTTTCATTTTAACCAAAAAATGGAGGATACTAAAGCAGCCGTACTCATTCAAGATTCGTTAGATTTAGTTCAAACAATATTAGACAAAGAACAAACCAAAATAAGCGTTCATCTCTTAAAAGACTATAAGGTAGAAACCTGTGATCAACTAAAAAAGCAACTACAGAAAGAAACGTATCATCCGTTTTTAATGCAGCCTAGTATGTATATGAACATTAGACCTCATTGGGAATCTTTTGAAAATTACTTGGCTGATATGAGTTCTAAATATAGGGTTAGAGCCAAACGTGCCCGCAAAAAAGGGAGCGCAATTATCAAAAAAGAGTTAAACTTAGAAGAAATTGAAGCCAATGAAGAACGTATCCATGAACTGTACAAAATGATTGCAGATGGAGCTGGTTTTAATGCCTTTTTATTGCACCCTAAATATTTTACTGAACTAAAAAGAAGCCTAGGAGATCGTTATAAGCTAACGGCTTATTTCATTGATGATCATCTAGTTGCTTTCTACACGGCCATTTTTAATTACGATGAAATGGATGCCCATTTCTTAGGAGTAGATGGTAATTATAATAGAGAACATCAAGTTTACCTTAATATCTTGTACGATTTAGTTAATAGGGCGATTGAAGGAGGAGTTAAAAATATTGATTTTGCTCGCACTGCTCTCGAAATAAAAAGCTCTGTTGGTGCTGTATCACAAGACATGCTCTGTTTCTTTAAGCACAGAAACACACTTTCCAGCAAGGTTTTACAATTCGTATTTGATAGTTTAAATCCCAAAGAAGAATGGCAACCAAGAAGCCCTTTTAAGGCTAATACCGCTCCTGTGGTGTAA
- a CDS encoding RasGAP domain-containing protein, with protein MQSKIKSPKQLADLTAVDYKMKLKADLTKAKTAKKPPNFLLHINHQFADGNRGPLLICGTGTPWKKYIKDIVKGDEKTFVITGNCSLNEANELTLIVEKGKAKKDKIIKSFKKNPLLKKLTLGFEGAVEATEMTAQETIVHDRFDNEFHQLYQESIENKTKKELKAQKEALASFLEDKLLGPVGELFATSIQGDEKASAKFQKIKTKVSEKIDQITQRLEKGLYAAVSDVQSTTDFIEDTGKLKESGSMGAVVKSLQALKATDENGLSLNYKIQQATPAKKEELLRDKQTQLETIQKNALKWLKKHKKGGLLENKKQKAQRLKQHQAMQKLLQQIQKELVNVEFNKKINLPQKALTEGLNRSQESHAKKEANDFKKLISNAPNYHANNTILQNKELLQQTLKDSKDENGIALYSEEAIQLKLLEYTTAEKLQASNGKFDSLEEHKEVTLELIKARIDTQMAEGVTNLAQAFRGNDIVSATVSAYINHYNAPFNQSILQKMDTLLMDQQEATGTYEIDPAKLETVGKIDMLDDNIQKLSNLYRKILSVAIGPKAIKNIAPEVKEYCKEIYETAGGDNNLEAAQKVVIGFLYLRVVNPLFMNLRGQLDMGSPADRAAVYIAKLLQNQANKTKATETYMKPFDPLLEEFSALTTSTITAIVK; from the coding sequence ATGCAATCTAAAATCAAATCCCCAAAACAGCTTGCTGATTTAACAGCTGTTGATTACAAAATGAAATTAAAAGCAGATTTAACAAAAGCCAAAACTGCTAAAAAACCACCTAATTTTTTGCTCCATATCAACCACCAATTTGCAGATGGTAATAGAGGTCCCCTATTAATCTGTGGAACGGGCACTCCTTGGAAGAAATATATAAAAGACATCGTGAAAGGTGATGAAAAAACATTTGTCATCACTGGAAATTGCTCTCTCAATGAAGCCAATGAACTTACGCTTATTGTCGAGAAAGGAAAAGCAAAAAAAGATAAAATAATAAAATCCTTTAAAAAGAATCCCCTCCTAAAAAAATTAACCCTTGGTTTTGAAGGTGCAGTTGAAGCAACTGAAATGACAGCCCAAGAGACAATTGTTCACGATAGATTTGATAATGAGTTTCATCAGTTATATCAGGAATCAATTGAAAACAAAACTAAAAAAGAGCTCAAAGCTCAAAAAGAAGCATTAGCGTCTTTCTTGGAAGACAAATTACTAGGTCCTGTTGGGGAATTGTTTGCCACTAGCATTCAAGGAGATGAAAAAGCCTCGGCCAAATTTCAAAAAATAAAAACCAAAGTTTCTGAAAAAATAGACCAAATTACCCAACGCTTAGAAAAAGGGCTTTATGCAGCTGTTTCTGACGTTCAGTCAACAACAGATTTTATTGAAGATACTGGTAAACTAAAAGAATCTGGAAGCATGGGAGCGGTTGTAAAAAGCCTGCAAGCCCTCAAAGCAACAGACGAAAATGGGCTTAGTCTAAACTATAAAATTCAACAAGCTACTCCTGCTAAGAAAGAAGAATTATTAAGAGACAAACAAACTCAATTAGAGACAATCCAAAAAAATGCTCTAAAGTGGTTAAAAAAACATAAAAAGGGCGGTTTATTAGAAAATAAAAAGCAAAAAGCTCAACGCCTAAAACAACATCAAGCCATGCAAAAGCTCTTACAACAAATTCAAAAAGAGTTGGTTAATGTTGAATTTAATAAAAAAATAAACCTCCCCCAAAAAGCATTAACAGAGGGTCTGAATCGAAGTCAAGAATCGCACGCAAAAAAAGAAGCTAATGATTTTAAAAAACTGATTTCAAACGCCCCTAACTATCATGCTAATAATACTATTCTACAAAATAAAGAATTATTACAACAGACGCTAAAGGATTCCAAAGATGAAAATGGCATTGCACTATATTCTGAAGAAGCTATCCAGTTGAAACTATTGGAATATACCACTGCTGAAAAACTACAAGCCTCCAATGGTAAATTTGACTCTTTAGAGGAACACAAAGAAGTAACGTTAGAGCTAATAAAGGCTAGAATAGACACTCAAATGGCAGAGGGTGTTACCAATTTGGCTCAGGCATTTAGAGGGAACGACATCGTTTCGGCTACCGTATCAGCTTACATCAATCACTACAATGCCCCTTTTAATCAAAGTATACTGCAAAAAATGGATACGCTACTCATGGATCAGCAAGAAGCAACAGGAACTTATGAAATCGATCCAGCTAAACTGGAAACAGTGGGAAAAATCGATATGCTAGATGACAATATTCAAAAGTTAAGTAATCTTTATAGAAAAATATTAAGCGTTGCTATCGGACCTAAGGCCATCAAAAACATAGCACCTGAAGTAAAAGAGTATTGCAAAGAAATTTATGAAACAGCAGGCGGGGATAACAATTTGGAAGCTGCACAAAAGGTAGTCATTGGGTTTCTTTATTTGCGAGTAGTCAATCCTTTATTTATGAATTTGAGAGGACAATTAGACATGGGAAGCCCAGCCGATAGAGCTGCGGTTTACATCGCAAAATTACTACAAAATCAAGCCAACAAAACCAAAGCAACAGAAACGTATATGAAGCCCTTTGACCCACTCTTAGAGGAATTTAGTGCCTTAACAACTTCTACCATAACTGCAATAGTTAAGTAA